A section of the Chryseobacterium ginsenosidimutans genome encodes:
- a CDS encoding DUF3822 family protein, translating into MNVLNLLFTKDGLIYQIAKNKSIVEEKSYFVDEESPENLISDQLDEILIKQRFDEIHVISALNHFTLMPEGFSEHETGFELIAYNAPVDKEKEELMLSINEKFKIQFYYTFPKNFYKKIKELAIPVQFNFSGEKFLNSINNKNNKEIHINLYHNQCEFFAIDNKKIILYNNLDVSSEVDFLYFVMFTLSKIGFGINETNFFAYGETTENETFISELQKFVKHLKIVFDNIPNKNFILN; encoded by the coding sequence ATGAACGTACTTAATTTACTTTTTACCAAAGACGGATTAATTTACCAGATTGCGAAAAATAAAAGCATTGTGGAGGAAAAATCTTATTTCGTGGACGAAGAATCTCCGGAAAATCTGATTTCGGATCAACTTGATGAAATATTAATCAAGCAAAGATTTGATGAGATTCATGTAATTTCTGCCTTGAATCATTTTACATTGATGCCTGAAGGATTTTCTGAACATGAAACAGGATTTGAGTTAATTGCTTATAATGCTCCTGTTGACAAAGAAAAAGAAGAATTGATGCTTTCTATCAATGAAAAATTTAAGATTCAGTTTTATTATACTTTTCCAAAGAATTTTTACAAAAAGATTAAAGAATTGGCAATTCCTGTTCAATTTAATTTTTCAGGGGAAAAGTTTTTAAATTCAATCAACAATAAAAATAATAAGGAAATTCACATTAACCTTTATCATAATCAATGTGAATTTTTCGCTATAGACAACAAAAAAATTATTTTATACAATAATCTGGATGTCAGTTCCGAGGTTGATTTCCTCTATTTTGTAATGTTTACACTAAGCAAAATCGGTTTCGGCATTAATGAAACCAACTTTTTCGCTTACGGAGAAACCACTGAAAACGAAACATTTATTTCAGAATTACAGAAATTCGTAAAGCATTTAAAAATTGTATTTGATAATATTCCTAATAAAAATTTTATATTAAATTAG
- a CDS encoding RsmD family RNA methyltransferase codes for MYRIIAGKWKAKKIAAPKNFDVRPTTDFAKEALFSILENTYDMQSISVLDLFAGIGSITFEFASRGCQDITSVEMNPKHTSFLNSTASELGFSLLVSVQRGDTFDWLKKFRNKKSYEIVFSDAPFEMEEKKYHELISLVLNNKYLKENGVLVVEHQSRMKFDHPNLIDTRKYGNVSFSFFEPNKGEITEIQNQEV; via the coding sequence ATGTACAGAATCATCGCTGGCAAATGGAAAGCCAAGAAAATAGCCGCTCCCAAAAATTTTGACGTAAGACCGACAACAGATTTTGCAAAAGAAGCATTATTCAGTATTTTGGAGAATACATATGATATGCAGTCAATCTCTGTACTGGACCTGTTTGCGGGAATAGGCTCGATTACTTTTGAATTTGCTTCAAGAGGCTGCCAAGATATCACTTCCGTAGAAATGAATCCTAAACACACAAGCTTTCTAAATTCTACTGCTTCCGAGCTTGGATTTAGCCTGCTGGTAAGTGTTCAGAGAGGTGACACTTTCGATTGGCTGAAAAAGTTCAGGAATAAGAAAAGCTATGAGATTGTATTTTCTGATGCTCCTTTCGAAATGGAAGAAAAAAAATATCACGAATTAATTTCTTTAGTTCTTAATAATAAATACCTGAAAGAAAACGGAGTTTTAGTGGTAGAGCATCAAAGCCGAATGAAATTTGACCATCCTAATTTAATCGATACCAGAAAATATGGAAACGTAAGTTTTAGCTTTTTTGAACCGAATAAAGGAGAAATAACAGAAATACAAAATCAGGAAGTTTAA
- the murI gene encoding glutamate racemase: MKTKKQDYSHLSPKQPIGIFDSGVGGLTVAKEIKRLLPNEDLIYFGDTKHLPYGEKSKEAIIEYSTKITNFLLEQNCKAIVIACNTATANALNEVMQSVAGKVPVIDVINPVAEKVSYEIHNNVGVIATKATVNSGLYKKSIRKHNKWIKVDELATPLLVPAIEEGFKNHPITHAIIYNYLSNSKLKNIETLILGCTHYPLLIDEIKQYYGNRVRVIDSPNIVANHLKIILDKYHLLNDQNPKPNYHFYLSDLTKNFEKISKKFFGKSIDLEFKVL, encoded by the coding sequence TTGAAAACTAAAAAGCAAGATTATTCGCATCTTTCACCAAAACAGCCTATCGGAATTTTTGATAGTGGAGTTGGAGGATTAACGGTAGCCAAAGAGATCAAAAGACTTCTCCCCAACGAAGATCTTATCTATTTTGGAGATACTAAACATCTTCCTTATGGCGAAAAATCGAAAGAAGCGATCATCGAATATTCTACAAAAATCACCAATTTTTTGCTGGAACAAAATTGTAAAGCGATTGTGATTGCGTGCAATACGGCAACAGCAAATGCTTTAAATGAGGTGATGCAGTCTGTTGCAGGAAAAGTTCCCGTGATCGACGTAATCAATCCTGTTGCAGAGAAAGTATCATATGAAATTCACAATAATGTGGGAGTGATTGCGACGAAGGCAACTGTGAATTCCGGACTTTATAAAAAAAGTATCAGAAAGCATAATAAGTGGATCAAAGTAGATGAGTTGGCAACACCTTTATTGGTTCCTGCAATAGAAGAAGGTTTTAAGAACCATCCGATTACTCATGCAATTATTTATAATTATTTGAGTAATAGTAAATTAAAAAATATAGAAACTTTGATTTTGGGATGTACACATTATCCTCTGTTAATTGATGAAATCAAACAGTATTATGGAAATCGTGTTCGTGTAATTGATTCTCCGAATATTGTTGCCAATCATTTAAAAATCATTTTGGATAAATATCATCTTTTAAATGATCAAAATCCAAAACCGAATTATCATTTTTACCTTTCGGATTTAACGAAAAATTTTGAAAAAATATCAAAGAAATTCTTTGGAAAAAGTATAGACTTAGAATTTAAAGTTTTATAA
- the hemW gene encoding radical SAM family heme chaperone HemW encodes MIYIHIPFCKQKCSYCNFHFSTSLNFKDEMIVAMKKEIFLRKDELQNKNLQSLYFGGGTPSILSPDEIHSLIDEVLKYFSFDTDIEITLEANPDDLDKNFLKGLSNSPVNRLSIGTQSFFEEDLKLMNRAHTASEAEDSIKRAQDFGFENLSIDLIYGSPTSNLEIWKENLNKTIALEVPHISSYALTVEPKTALENWILKGKVTSPKEEEQNKEFYYLSDFLKDNGFEHYEVSNFAKPGFYSRHNSSYWKYKEYLGIGPSAHSYNGFDVRSWNVANNQQYIKKLNSNLLAKEEEILSQNDQFNEMIMIGLRTIWGVDLESLKEKFNNKILDHFQSEIKSKLEEEILVIENNYLKIPEKHWFMADGIASDLFIV; translated from the coding sequence ATGATTTATATTCACATTCCGTTTTGTAAACAAAAGTGCAGCTATTGCAATTTCCATTTTTCAACGTCTTTAAACTTTAAAGATGAAATGATTGTTGCCATGAAAAAGGAAATATTTTTACGAAAAGATGAGTTGCAAAACAAAAATTTACAGTCTCTTTATTTCGGTGGAGGAACTCCTTCTATCCTTTCTCCCGATGAAATCCATTCTTTAATTGATGAAGTTTTAAAATATTTTAGTTTTGATACAGATATTGAGATCACTTTAGAAGCAAATCCGGATGATTTGGATAAAAATTTCCTGAAAGGATTGTCAAATTCTCCTGTAAATCGACTGTCAATTGGTACACAAAGTTTCTTTGAGGAAGATTTAAAGCTGATGAACCGTGCACATACAGCTTCCGAAGCGGAAGATTCTATCAAAAGAGCGCAGGATTTTGGCTTTGAAAACTTGAGTATTGATTTAATTTACGGTTCGCCAACCTCCAATTTAGAAATCTGGAAGGAAAATTTAAATAAAACAATAGCACTTGAAGTTCCGCATATCTCATCTTATGCATTGACTGTTGAACCAAAAACAGCCTTAGAAAACTGGATATTGAAAGGAAAAGTGACAAGCCCGAAAGAAGAAGAACAGAATAAAGAGTTCTATTACCTGTCAGATTTCTTAAAAGATAACGGATTTGAGCATTATGAAGTTTCCAATTTTGCAAAACCGGGCTTTTATTCAAGGCACAATTCATCGTATTGGAAGTATAAAGAGTACTTGGGAATCGGTCCTTCTGCACATTCTTACAACGGCTTTGATGTCAGAAGCTGGAATGTCGCCAATAATCAACAGTATATTAAAAAATTAAACTCAAATCTTTTGGCTAAAGAAGAAGAAATTCTCTCTCAAAATGATCAGTTTAATGAAATGATCATGATTGGTTTAAGAACAATTTGGGGTGTAGACCTTGAAAGTCTTAAAGAAAAGTTTAATAATAAAATTTTAGATCACTTTCAAAGTGAAATTAAATCGAAACTGGAAGAAGAAATTCTGGTAATTGAGAATAATTATCTTAAAATTCCGGAAAAACATTGGTTTATGGCAGACGGAATTGCTTCGGATTTGTTTATTGTTTAA
- a CDS encoding PorP/SprF family type IX secretion system membrane protein, with product MRKLYAIVCLALLSNAYKAQETLPYYQQYLLDGEFLFNPAQYGKTDYVQLNLNYQQQFSKFSESPNVQSVGINANIFDRVGAGLSVFRDSNGPISAGGITAGASYFIPLSSEGDRKDQFSFGTSVSFYNMNFDYSKINTQDASDPLLQGSESNIFMAYANFGAQATYKNIFAGVSVNDIALTNDEAIVNGREPSPIKFFLNLGYDWHIGDNIYFTPSALINLNTNSTRTVDYNLMATFFNDINAFSFGVSYRSVQNRFDSQQLQIAPVVKVRFNKFMIGATYNLGLSDIQEYGGNSFMIGLGYNFDNFINHRGYRY from the coding sequence ATGAGAAAACTATATGCTATCGTATGTTTAGCTCTTTTGTCAAATGCATACAAAGCACAAGAAACATTACCATACTATCAACAGTACCTTTTGGATGGTGAGTTTCTGTTCAACCCAGCACAATACGGAAAAACTGACTATGTGCAACTTAATCTTAACTATCAGCAGCAATTTTCGAAGTTCAGCGAATCTCCAAACGTACAATCGGTGGGGATCAACGCGAACATCTTTGATAGAGTAGGAGCAGGTTTATCTGTATTCAGAGACAGTAATGGCCCTATTTCTGCGGGGGGGATTACGGCTGGTGCTTCATATTTTATTCCTCTTAGCAGTGAAGGAGACAGAAAAGACCAGTTCTCTTTCGGTACAAGTGTAAGCTTCTATAATATGAATTTTGATTATTCAAAAATTAATACGCAAGACGCTTCAGATCCACTATTACAAGGTAGCGAGAGTAATATTTTTATGGCTTATGCAAACTTCGGAGCACAAGCTACTTATAAAAACATCTTTGCTGGAGTTTCTGTTAACGATATCGCGCTTACAAATGATGAGGCGATCGTAAACGGACGTGAACCTTCTCCAATTAAGTTTTTCTTAAACTTAGGATATGATTGGCATATCGGAGATAATATTTATTTTACTCCATCAGCGTTGATCAACCTTAATACGAACTCTACGAGAACCGTAGATTATAACTTAATGGCTACGTTCTTTAATGATATCAATGCATTCTCTTTCGGAGTTAGCTACAGATCTGTTCAGAACAGATTCGACAGTCAGCAGTTACAGATTGCACCTGTTGTAAAAGTAAGATTCAACAAATTCATGATTGGTGCTACTTACAACCTTGGTTTATCTGATATTCAGGAATATGGAGGAAACAGCTTTATGATCGGATTAGGATATAACTTTGATAATTTCATTAATCATAGAGGTTATAGATATTAA
- a CDS encoding RluA family pseudouridine synthase, protein MAEDNEDFLDEELLNQNSIDNIDIDEENKGLYEHLNIIVDKNQEPLRIDKFLLIHRNNSSRNKISQTCRAGNVVVNGVSVKQNYRVKPGDQVSVLLAHPPRENFIIPQNIPINIIYEDDDLVVVDKEPGMVVHPGFGNWDGTLVNALAYHFEQNNEKSDLDRVGLVHRIDKDTSGLLVIAKTEYALSFLAKQFFDRKTKRLYWAFVWGNVQDDEGTIRGHIGRHPKNRMQMHTYEDGSQGKHAVTHYKVLERFKYMTWVECKLETGRTHQIRAHFKHIGHTLFNDERYEGHTPLRGVNLPKYKQFIKNVFEILPRHALHAHTLGFIHPTTKKELYFESPMPKDMTDAVKKWRNYLEN, encoded by the coding sequence ATGGCAGAAGACAACGAAGATTTTTTAGATGAAGAATTGTTAAACCAAAACAGTATTGATAATATCGATATTGATGAGGAAAATAAGGGGTTGTACGAACATCTTAATATCATTGTTGATAAGAATCAGGAGCCTTTGAGGATCGATAAGTTCTTATTGATACACCGTAATAATTCTTCAAGAAATAAAATCTCGCAGACATGCAGAGCAGGAAATGTTGTTGTCAACGGAGTTTCCGTAAAACAAAATTATCGTGTAAAACCTGGAGATCAGGTTTCTGTATTATTGGCACATCCGCCGAGGGAGAACTTTATTATTCCTCAGAATATTCCTATTAATATTATATATGAAGATGATGATTTGGTGGTGGTAGATAAAGAACCGGGAATGGTTGTTCATCCGGGATTCGGAAACTGGGACGGAACTTTGGTGAATGCTCTTGCTTATCATTTTGAACAAAACAATGAAAAATCTGATCTCGATAGAGTCGGTTTAGTCCACAGAATTGATAAAGATACTTCTGGGCTTTTGGTAATTGCAAAAACTGAATATGCTTTAAGCTTTTTAGCAAAACAGTTTTTTGACAGAAAGACGAAAAGATTATACTGGGCTTTTGTTTGGGGGAACGTACAGGACGATGAAGGTACAATAAGAGGCCATATAGGGCGTCATCCTAAAAACAGGATGCAGATGCACACTTATGAAGACGGAAGCCAAGGGAAGCATGCGGTGACCCATTATAAAGTTTTAGAAAGATTTAAATATATGACTTGGGTAGAGTGCAAATTGGAAACAGGAAGAACTCATCAGATTCGGGCACACTTCAAACATATAGGGCATACTTTATTTAATGATGAAAGATATGAAGGTCATACACCTCTCCGCGGGGTGAATCTTCCTAAGTATAAGCAGTTTATAAAAAATGTTTTTGAAATTTTACCTAGACATGCACTCCATGCGCATACTTTAGGATTTATACATCCAACGACGAAGAAAGAATTATATTTTGAGAGCCCAATGCCTAAAGATATGACGGATGCTGTAAAAAAATGGAGAAATTATTTAGAAAACTAA
- a CDS encoding PASTA domain-containing protein, whose protein sequence is MLKSLFNWKVLLNLVVAIGVFVGLVWLTFRWLEYHTNHGQEIPVPNIVNKSVQEAIKILDDSGLEYEVDSPQYNPKYRPFQVLQVYPMPGSRVKDGRSIILKVNPRTWARVEVPDVINKYSGLAFQRLEQVGLKVGDTIFEPSIQKDAVLRILYKGTAVKPKTKLPRFSIVDVVIGSGPMRNISIPNVVGLTIKEARAVIARSMFEVGLVEHEDGSKDESDIIYYQDPAAGDVRDQGMQIDLWASKKTPAELSAKIEQLNSIYRMKVDTGLPPVHYEEVPTNQEPVYDAPPPVIQAPKRDNPKPSTDATRSDVQKTTTAKPSVSVSENKPKSTSSGSNSGNNTGSSNKSTTAQKPAEKPKAKKVVVE, encoded by the coding sequence ATGCTTAAATCACTTTTCAATTGGAAAGTTTTACTGAACTTAGTCGTAGCCATCGGTGTTTTTGTGGGGTTGGTTTGGCTTACATTTCGTTGGTTAGAATATCATACTAATCATGGTCAGGAAATTCCCGTTCCAAATATTGTTAATAAATCTGTACAGGAAGCAATCAAAATATTGGATGATTCCGGATTGGAATATGAAGTAGACAGTCCTCAGTATAATCCTAAATACAGACCTTTTCAGGTATTGCAGGTATATCCTATGCCGGGTTCCCGAGTGAAAGACGGAAGGTCTATTATATTAAAAGTTAATCCAAGAACTTGGGCAAGGGTAGAAGTTCCTGATGTAATTAATAAATATTCAGGTCTTGCTTTCCAAAGACTGGAACAGGTAGGATTGAAAGTTGGAGATACGATTTTCGAACCAAGTATTCAAAAAGATGCGGTTTTAAGAATTTTATATAAAGGTACAGCCGTAAAACCAAAAACTAAGCTTCCGAGATTTTCTATAGTAGACGTTGTGATAGGTTCAGGACCGATGAGAAATATCTCAATTCCTAATGTTGTAGGATTAACAATAAAAGAAGCAAGAGCAGTGATTGCAAGAAGTATGTTTGAAGTGGGTCTTGTAGAGCATGAAGATGGAAGCAAAGACGAATCTGATATTATTTATTATCAGGATCCAGCAGCAGGAGATGTCAGAGATCAGGGTATGCAGATTGATCTTTGGGCAAGTAAAAAAACACCTGCCGAGCTGAGTGCTAAAATCGAGCAGCTAAATTCTATCTACAGAATGAAAGTAGATACAGGTCTGCCTCCTGTACATTATGAGGAAGTTCCTACGAATCAGGAGCCTGTTTATGATGCACCTCCTCCTGTAATACAGGCTCCGAAAAGAGACAACCCGAAACCATCAACAGACGCAACCAGATCTGATGTACAAAAAACAACGACTGCAAAGCCGTCTGTTTCTGTAAGTGAAAATAAACCAAAGTCTACTTCTTCAGGAAGTAATTCTGGTAATAATACAGGATCAAGTAATAAATCTACAACTGCACAAAAACCTGCTGAAAAGCCAAAAGCTAAAAAAGTAGTCGTAGAGTAA
- a CDS encoding D-alanine--D-alanine ligase gives MSKKQVAVVMGGYSDEYVVSLKSGQLIYDSLDRELYDVYKVVILKDEWYFLGENDKKYEINRGDFSVTLDNETLKFDVCFNIIHGTPGENGILQAYWDAIGQKYTGCDFYQSALTFNKKDTLAVLSKYGIPSAKSIYLRKGENINVDEIVENLGLPVFVKPNQSGSSLGISKVKEKSELIAATEFAFKEDNEILIESFLDGMEVSVGVIDYKGETIVLGITEIVPQNEFFDYEAKYEGASEEITPARIGDETRIRVEEISKRAYNSLGMSGFSRSEFILMDGIPYMLEMNTNPGFSPASILPQQAKIYGISITDLCGNEVEKALAKKSK, from the coding sequence ATGAGCAAAAAACAAGTTGCCGTAGTAATGGGAGGCTATTCGGACGAATATGTTGTATCATTAAAAAGCGGACAATTAATTTATGATTCTTTAGATAGAGAGCTTTACGATGTATATAAAGTAGTTATTCTTAAAGATGAATGGTATTTTTTAGGTGAAAATGATAAAAAATATGAGATCAACAGAGGTGACTTTTCTGTTACACTAGATAATGAAACATTGAAATTCGATGTATGCTTCAATATTATACACGGAACACCTGGTGAAAACGGTATTTTGCAGGCATATTGGGATGCGATCGGACAAAAATATACGGGTTGTGATTTTTATCAAAGTGCTTTAACCTTTAATAAAAAAGATACATTAGCTGTACTTTCAAAATATGGAATCCCTTCTGCAAAAAGTATTTATTTAAGAAAAGGAGAAAACATTAATGTTGATGAAATTGTAGAAAATCTTGGACTTCCAGTTTTCGTTAAACCCAATCAATCAGGTTCTTCATTGGGAATTTCAAAAGTAAAAGAAAAATCAGAGTTAATTGCGGCGACAGAATTTGCTTTCAAAGAAGATAATGAAATTTTAATTGAAAGCTTCCTCGACGGAATGGAAGTTTCTGTAGGAGTTATCGACTATAAAGGTGAAACGATTGTTTTGGGAATTACAGAAATTGTTCCTCAAAATGAATTTTTCGATTATGAAGCCAAATATGAAGGTGCTTCCGAGGAAATTACCCCTGCGAGAATCGGCGACGAAACAAGAATCAGAGTTGAAGAAATATCAAAAAGAGCTTATAATTCTCTTGGAATGAGCGGTTTCTCTCGTAGTGAGTTTATTTTGATGGATGGCATTCCCTATATGTTGGAAATGAATACGAATCCTGGATTCTCACCTGCAAGTATTCTCCCTCAACAGGCGAAAATCTACGGAATTTCTATTACGGATCTTTGTGGGAATGAAGTTGAAAAAGCATTGGCTAAAAAATCAAAATAG
- the coaD gene encoding pantetheine-phosphate adenylyltransferase, with protein MKIAVFPGSFDPITLGHYDIIERAAPLFDKLIIAIGQNSQKKYMFPLEKRMEFIQNSVAEFPNVEVDYFEGLTVDYCFEKNAQYILRGLRNPADFEFEKAIAHTNRTLAHKKLETVFLLTSSGKSFISSSIVREIINHDGEYELLVPEAVRVQKK; from the coding sequence ATGAAAATCGCTGTTTTCCCTGGATCATTTGATCCAATTACTTTAGGACATTATGATATTATTGAGAGAGCGGCACCGCTTTTCGATAAATTAATTATTGCAATCGGACAAAATTCTCAGAAGAAATACATGTTCCCATTGGAAAAAAGAATGGAATTTATTCAAAATTCGGTTGCAGAATTCCCCAACGTAGAAGTTGATTATTTTGAAGGCTTAACGGTTGACTACTGCTTCGAAAAAAATGCCCAATATATCCTCAGAGGCTTAAGAAATCCTGCCGATTTTGAGTTTGAAAAAGCTATCGCCCATACCAACAGAACCTTAGCTCATAAAAAATTAGAAACTGTATTTTTATTAACCTCATCAGGAAAATCTTTCATCAGCAGCAGTATTGTGAGAGAAATTATTAACCATGACGGTGAGTATGAACTTTTAGTTCCGGAAGCGGTAAGAGTTCAAAAAAAGTAA
- a CDS encoding trimeric intracellular cation channel family protein: protein MHEQFNFAIEVLGTISFSMSGSFAAMQKRLDPFGVLIIAFVTSVGGGTVRDLLLDIPVFWMHDLLTCGLIILTSIFTMIFKSFEKNFRVTLFIFDSFGLGLFTIIGVQKGLNAGIHPLICIGLGTITGCFGGIIRDILLNRIPLIFRKEIYATACIVGGSIFLLLTKFTPLTFTIVQVFTILLIVAIRTLAVKYHWRIPKFYGYDHSSEM, encoded by the coding sequence ATGCACGAACAGTTCAATTTTGCCATAGAAGTTCTCGGAACGATCTCCTTTTCGATGTCGGGAAGTTTTGCAGCGATGCAGAAGCGTCTTGACCCTTTTGGAGTACTTATTATTGCGTTTGTAACTTCTGTCGGCGGCGGAACTGTAAGAGATTTACTGCTTGATATTCCCGTTTTCTGGATGCATGACCTGCTGACGTGTGGATTAATTATCCTGACAAGTATTTTCACGATGATTTTTAAATCTTTTGAAAAAAACTTCAGGGTAACTTTATTTATTTTTGATAGTTTCGGACTCGGATTATTTACCATTATCGGTGTCCAAAAAGGTCTCAACGCAGGTATTCATCCATTAATATGTATTGGATTGGGAACAATTACGGGCTGTTTCGGAGGTATTATCCGAGATATTTTACTGAATAGAATCCCCTTGATTTTTAGGAAAGAAATTTATGCAACAGCTTGTATCGTTGGCGGCTCCATATTTCTACTTTTAACAAAATTTACGCCTTTAACATTTACTATTGTTCAGGTTTTTACGATCTTATTAATTGTAGCAATACGAACACTTGCCGTAAAATACCATTGGCGAATTCCAAAGTTTTATGGGTATGATCATTCTTCTGAAATGTAA
- a CDS encoding DUF2892 domain-containing protein translates to MNKYIKIAVAAVLILLGLWMMFFTRNLGWGIVIFLLAAFPILLFFKNEYILLAFWQLRKQNMEKAGVWLQSITNYQAQLHKSQYGYFHYLMGLTQAQDHPTKVEPLMKKALEYGLNMKHDRAMATLNLAAAAISKGRKQEGQRLLEEAKRLDSAGMMKDQIKMMKDQMKMPTMQKHMHNPNMRNRGKF, encoded by the coding sequence ATGAATAAATACATAAAAATTGCTGTTGCGGCAGTTCTTATCCTTTTAGGACTTTGGATGATGTTTTTTACACGAAATCTGGGTTGGGGAATTGTGATTTTCCTTCTTGCGGCATTTCCTATTTTACTTTTCTTTAAAAATGAATATATTCTTTTGGCTTTCTGGCAATTGAGAAAACAAAATATGGAGAAGGCAGGAGTTTGGTTACAGAGTATCACCAATTATCAGGCACAGCTTCACAAATCTCAGTATGGATATTTTCATTATTTGATGGGGTTGACACAGGCACAGGATCATCCGACAAAAGTGGAGCCTTTAATGAAAAAAGCCCTGGAATATGGCTTAAATATGAAGCACGACAGAGCAATGGCAACATTGAATCTTGCTGCAGCTGCCATTTCTAAAGGAAGAAAGCAGGAAGGGCAGAGATTATTGGAAGAAGCAAAAAGATTAGACAGCGCAGGGATGATGAAGGATCAGATAAAAATGATGAAAGATCAAATGAAAATGCCTACGATGCAGAAACATATGCACAATCCTAATATGAGAAACAGAGGGAAATTCTAG
- a CDS encoding dihydrofolate reductase, translating into MTTIVVAMGEKNEIGFENQLLWHLPKDLKHFKDITSGHPIIMGRKTYESIGKPLPNRTNIVVSRKKGWFEEGILIVGSIKEAVKFAKKIDEEVFIIGGGNIYEQTIDIVDKLEVTLVKADLQADTYFPKIDSKIWKKTTEVCHEKDEKNQYDFCFQTYEKIKNE; encoded by the coding sequence ATGACAACAATTGTGGTGGCAATGGGAGAGAAAAACGAGATTGGTTTTGAAAATCAATTGCTTTGGCATCTTCCAAAAGATTTGAAACATTTTAAAGATATTACTTCGGGGCATCCTATTATTATGGGAAGAAAAACGTATGAAAGCATCGGAAAGCCACTTCCAAACCGTACCAATATTGTTGTGTCCAGAAAAAAAGGTTGGTTTGAAGAGGGTATCCTGATTGTCGGAAGTATCAAAGAAGCTGTAAAATTTGCAAAAAAAATTGACGAAGAAGTTTTTATCATCGGAGGAGGGAATATTTATGAACAGACCATCGATATTGTTGATAAGCTTGAAGTTACTTTGGTGAAAGCTGATCTTCAGGCAGATACTTATTTCCCTAAAATCGACAGCAAAATCTGGAAAAAGACAACGGAAGTTTGTCATGAAAAGGATGAAAAGAACCAATATGATTTCTGTTTTCAGACATACGAAAAAATTAAGAACGAATAG
- a CDS encoding LemA family protein, with product MKNKGCLSAGTIGIALLIIVAVIFFWGKSGYNNFVTKEQTANTKWSNIETVYQKRANLIPNLERTVKSYSKFEQETLTKVVEARSKATSINIDPTNMTEQDLAKFQAAQGELSGALSRLMAVVEAYPNLKADQQYINFQREYTAIENSIRTETVYYNEAAQNYNTSIKTFPNNILANFTNFKEKPYFKAEAGAQKAPDVFSE from the coding sequence ATGAAAAACAAAGGTTGTTTGAGCGCAGGAACTATCGGTATCGCTCTCCTTATAATTGTTGCTGTAATCTTCTTTTGGGGCAAAAGTGGTTACAATAATTTCGTAACTAAAGAACAAACTGCCAATACAAAGTGGTCTAATATAGAAACTGTATATCAGAAAAGAGCCAATCTTATCCCGAATCTAGAAAGAACAGTTAAATCATATTCTAAGTTTGAGCAGGAAACATTGACAAAAGTAGTTGAAGCCCGCTCTAAAGCAACATCTATCAACATTGACCCTACAAATATGACAGAACAGGATCTTGCAAAATTCCAAGCTGCACAGGGTGAATTGTCCGGAGCTTTAAGCAGATTGATGGCAGTTGTAGAAGCGTATCCCAATTTAAAAGCAGATCAGCAATATATTAATTTCCAGAGAGAATACACTGCAATCGAAAACAGTATCAGAACCGAAACTGTTTATTACAACGAAGCAGCTCAGAATTACAATACATCGATAAAAACTTTCCCGAATAATATTTTGGCGAATTTTACAAACTTTAAAGAAAAACCTTATTTCAAAGCTGAAGCAGGAGCTCAAAAAGCACCCGATGTATTCTCAGAATAA